The genomic stretch aaaatttatattatttaaatttaaatgaaataaattataacaaataaaaatattgtaagctACGTTAACTATTTTATGTAACTCGCAAGTTCTCTATGTATTAACTGAAACGAGTTTCGCGTCTGAACTTGCTGTACGAAATTTTTCAACCCCCGTGTACACGGACGCAACACCTGACCCCCGGCTACTTAAAGTTGCTTCAAACTGGGAGGGATTGGTCCCGCCCTACAGTTTCGCCGCCACCGGCATTGGCTACTTCGGCGCTGCAATCGAGGACTATACCGGCTATTCGTCAACCCCCTCCTCACCGACGGTGCCGACTGCACGTGCTCCGTGTATACTAGGCTTTATCTTACGCGCCGTCAGACCAAGTCATTTAGTCGCTCAACCGACACGATGCGTGCGACATCAGTTTTGGGGATATAGAGTTTAATCGTCTGTTATGGATTACACTGAGATCCCACATTTCGCGCTCTTTCGACAAGCCGGTACTGTGATAGTAAGAGTCAAGATGGACGAGAAGAGAGAAAGCTGCTGCAAACCCGAGGCCTGTCCCAGGTCGGACTACCCTAGGATACTCCATAGACTATCAACATGTGCGCAATGTTACAGGACTAGATCAAATAGCCAATATAGTGACTGTGATAGTGATTTTGTGGACCGGTGTCGACCTTATAGATCGAGTTCAGCAAAAAGTagtaagcgtttttttttttaattatttttaaaaatttaactttatttaaaagtttgtatCTTCTGCTCTTCCGGTATTTTGAcaattgtatatatgtatatgaaattatttttatagagaTTACTTCTGCTTATATACctagtacataaaaaatatttaggtccAAATTACCGATAGAGACTACCTAACCTACATTAAATTTAATGGTgcctaattaataaattacctgCTTAAGCTTTCTATCTTTACGTtcatactaatataaataaaggaagagtgtatctgtttgtttgtttatttattacaactgCACTAGTattcatgaaatttggcacatagatAGATTGCATACTGAAAACCCATATtgacataagatactttttatccctgggAAAGGCCCGAAAACCATTCTTCAAggattttgataaattaaacttttcttgcataaaagtaaaaattgttatatttattgattagatgagtttttatttatgtgtgcTACTGTTCTTAAAGGAAAATGCTATacaattacatatattttaaagcTTACTTGCCGATTATATGAAATCAAAATCAAAGCAAGTTGTAAGAGCCCATGGATTTGGATCTAACCATAGAAAGCTTTTACAACCCGGCATTTACCTTACTTACTAATACAATAAtgatttcaaatattaaataataataatattgcacTCAATATTAAAGCTAAAGAATATGTTTGctggtatatatgtatgtatttgaacgcgccgttttaataatatagtctaataaaaaaaacattttggggTTAGATATATAAAACAGTATGCAACGACTACATAGTAAACCTGAACCAAACCGGAAAGCAcagcttttatatttatattatgatttctaGGTTATATAAGAAACCTCtcgctttttaatttttatttaatcaaaccaATATCAggtataattttagtaaaaaaaatgtcaaaacAGTAATTCATTTTGTAAGCTTCAATATAGCACAGTCTAAGCCTCTCCGGGCGTTTCTTATCACCGTCATTGAGGTTCTTCAAACTCTTAGCTAGCATATTacacattatttataatacaaatatcCGGTCATGACCTGACGCACTTATTCTCATGTCCTCTCATTGACAATGCTCACGACAATCATGCTTCGCAGTCGAGCTTACGATATCATTACGCGCAAAAAAAGGTCTAAATCTCTACAATGTCAAACACGAAGATCGGAGCCAACTAACTAGGCTTAAACTGCAATTAAACAAGTGTACTGTTACCGGAATGACATATCTAACTAAATGTTTCTATCCTTTAAGAGTTGTACAGTTATGTCTACGGCTTGAAGGGGGGTGTTTcgtaataagtactatagctcaCCTCTCTAAATAGGGCCATGAAATGATTTAAGTGTTATGCTATAAAAATACACTACACGTTAGATCTGGCTAGATCTTTGAGACCTTTATTTACAGTCCCAGTTAATTGAACTAAATCACACGACCGTACGTCATGGATCGCATACAAATCTGAACTTATATCATCCTTAATAATTGTCTCTGAGATTCAAATCGACAATCACTCTTGTTTTTTAACGATGAAATAAAAACCATCCTATTCATCTATTTTATCCCTAAACTATAATATCAGTGCTAAGGCACCTTAACTATAGTAGAatgtgaattatatttaaaattactctAATTAAAGAGATTCGATTTCCTAGTTTATCCATCATTTGtgtcgtttatttattaatttattgatttcaaTACTTCCTACTCTAAATTCTAAGTAGGTACTTCCAATAGACCCAAGGGATAATTGcactctatttttttatttgttccaaaCAATAAAACGTTTGTAATAATCTCATGAATCGTAAACCATTAATAGTatctattaaagaaaataaattatccgCCTGTctacaaataattgtattatctaCTCAAAAATATCCATTAGTAACGCAATATGACATTCCTAATTGATTGAAAATCATTCTAGCAAAAGAATTGGCACAAATATTTTACTGCCTTTTAAACAtacctaattaaataataattgttcggtttgtgcaaaaaaaaactattagtattgaaaaatattacgagcaaaaaagttatttaatgaaGGTGAAcagttatacaataaaatattaagggCAATTTGTAAGTATGTATTGTCACGTAATTATTTTGACCACAAATTTaactaaactattaaataacaattaactcGCGCGAAATACGCAAATGGTTTTATATAAGGGAAAAAACATAGTATCAACAACATCGTTTTAAACATTTTCCCGGAAGTACTTAATGCATATTGCAACTTGCGACTTAACCTGGTGCagaattttgctttttttgccATTTACATGTTGGTTAAATAAGGCGGCATCATGAGCGATTCTGTAAGAAAAACCCATTCTGCATCCgctattatagtaaaaaaaacataaactctACTTATTTTTTGTCACGAGATTGCggaatgttttagtttttttttcgacGCGATTGTAAGTAGCTTTCAACAATTTACGCAACAATTATTATGTGATAATTTCATACGCACAACCTCATGtgagtgacaaaaaaaaattgagatgcGTGCCTTGATAGGTAGCGGGAGGATATTGACATTTCCAATGCGCTCTAGGTATTTTAAATGCCTATACTGAGTTCATAGAATGTCGATTATCGAActtcataattataatgaaaatattatggagtTTATTGCTATCTGACTCCGATTAATTCAAAAGCAAGAGCATGCGCATAAACGCCTATCTTATAAACGCACGAAAATAAACTAGTATTaggaaactaataaaataaattttacgagTACCTTACACAAAATctatagaataattaataatccgGGCTACTTCAATTGGATAATTACGAAGTTAGGCGATTTTACATACTATAAGTACATGAATATCCTACCTTGACTGTAAACCTGCACGCCACTGAAAATGcgcattgaatttatttttgtgaacgAAAAAAAGATAAGTATATCCCTCGGGGCATAAGAAATTTTCGCGTATCTTCAGTTCAAAAAGTTATCagtaaaattatgtaatatCAGTTGTTATGTCATTAAATATAATTCGACGAAAATTTGGGCTTGTTTCGTTAATTTCGTGGGGTCGATCTCCGATGGTACCTACCATCGCGTTGCATTTTAAGGCGATTTTCAGTTAAAAATACAGTTTACAACTTACACTGTAAAATACGGGCCCGGTTTTCATCTGTTAAATGGTTTATCTAGACTAGAGAAATACTAAtagttttttcatcatcatcatcatatcaatcgcTGTATGTCCACTGCTGaagtcttgtgccgcttgagaCCAGCGACTCTTTACGACCCCTTAGATTATATATATCTCAGTGACCAGATTGGAGGTCTACCAAGtctttgtttaatgttttatttgttaatcaacttcatcattatcaactcattaccggccgcCCCACagtacacgggtctcctctcaaaatgagatgggtttaggccgtagtccaccaaactgggcaagtgctgattggtagactttacacgcccttgagaacgttattgaCAAATCTCGGGCATGCAGGCTTCGTCCTTCAcagtttaagcaagtgatatttaattgcttaaatttaaaagcgcacataactccaaaaaattacagttctgggtcccccgaaagggaagccgaagccttacccactaggctctcacaataataataataattggtggTAATTTCAATGACAGTTCAAAACTGCAGAAAATATCATACATGTTCGAACAAATACGTTGATAAAAGTAGGAGGACTTAAACATCAAGGAATATGAACATTAAACACTCAATAATTAAGGTTTTttgtccagctgtgggacatttATAAACACTTGAATCTCAATAAAGTATGCATTACCCGTGAAGTAATCACGCGTTACCGTAATAATCGCACTTATTATGTGCAGTCAAATTTTACGAGCTCATCGATTGTTCGCCGTTACTTGCAAATTGACGAACTTCATTAaagttcaattatttttaacgtAGTATTAACCTTCTATCCTACGGAGTAACGTGCGTCTAGCGTTTACTACGTTCGACTACACATCACGTGATCCCGGATTCCATTCTCCGGACAGGCTAAAAAATCttagatgttttcctttacggAATTCCCAAATGACTCAGGGAGTATTCAAACAGCATTATAATGTGATTATAGAATGTGATTAAGAGCCCGCGCACCCGCGTTTTGCAAGCAAGATGAGTTTAAACTCAATTTTTCTCTCGCGATATAACTTGTGACGATGACTCTACGGAATAATGTAGGTGGTAGGTGTATCTTTATGCAAACGAAATTGAATGAGATTGGAAATGATAACAAACCTGtgcaacaaaaaacaataaaaaatattaaactgatattaatataataactgagAGCTTTCATCTGTATGTACATGATTATAAATTGGTGTCACGTAAATAGTGTGCTATTTGGTCAACAGCGGACAATGAATACTATATATATGATGCGGAAGAATACATTTATtagataatgaatatttatttaccgCATTTTCCTTTAGATTTTTAACTGCAATGTTTTCGAATGTATACATTTCAATGTTTTTACAGTGCGTACAGTAAGCTTCATAGGTTTTTGAGGAGTATTGAGTATACTTTCAATGTAGAGCTTCATTTTACGTAGATGCGAATAATTTTCCTTGCAGGCAAACCAGTATGATTATGCTTGTTATCAGTAATTTGACGTGCATCATTTTGCAATGCGCTTACCGAGATGGTCCTCGCTTCGAAATTTTGACGCGTTTATGTTCAGAATTTACATAATGACGGCGGAGGCGCCGACTGCGGTTGAACGGTGAACACTTTTCCCGGTTTTCGAACCGAAATTCTAGTTAGCGGACGCgcgatttctttttaaaaaggtTAACAAGGTGCTCTCGTTTGGGTCGTTTTTCGTGCCGCGCTGCCTTCTTTTGTGTACGAGCGagctgttaaaaaataaacgaattcTTTGTTTCTCGGGTAGTCGGGCCGACCTCCGACGCGGTCCCTACTTTTTTATGCCTCCTTATAACCTGTGTATTACCTACGTGTAGGTATCTACGGTTTTTATGGTCGCTCGGTCAGCTCTTCAATGGGCTAAGGAATTCGATCGAGTCTCCTCATTGTccatttatagttttttttatagttcgtAATTACAGCTCCTTGAATGAGCCCCTATTGAAAGtccgtaatttatattttaccaaAACATTTTAGGCACTAATTAGAGCCCTCAAAATTTCATTCCATCTAATTAATGTTAGCTCACGCTTTGTTTAATACTCGTCGTTGTGGGCCCATTAACAGAAAGTAAACCAAACAGTTACGCTACTTAAactatatcaaaataatattaatggtCATGTATCACACGGTGACTCTACGTCTTTTTACGAGCTGGCCAGTTATTTTTTTCTGGTTGAACTTTTGACGGCGGTTGCTTGCGTTTGACCGGCGCactaataaaatgttatgatcGTGTGTTTAACGCGCGTTGTGTGTCGGACCTTCCTTTTGACATGATCGTTATTGCCCCGACTCCGCCTCTGCGGTCGCCTTTTGTGTTCCGACTATAACAATCTTGTTATTGTATCAATTAGATACCAATACGATTTATAACAACGTCGAAGCTAGTTAGTTTGTGACGTTTATATTGCTGCGGTTAAGATTCGTTTGTGCGAATAGTATCATGTTATAAGAGCGTGATAGCATATTGGGTTCTCTCGCTCGCTTCTGAACGTGATAATAGGAGCCCGTTCACAGGCCTAAGTTAAATAATAAGCGGCAAAGcacgatataaatataataattctctTTTATTTGACCGCCGCGATGGCCGCGGGCTGAAGAGCAAATCGCCTCAAAACTGGCTAACGAGTCGCAAGAAAAATAAGcacacaattttataatatgttattcgTTTTAGGTTATGTGCAACAagacttctttaatttttaaacaagtctaaaaagatattatttcaattcaattcttgtatGTAAAACATATACATAACATCCTGCCCCTTTGCGGCCccgcatatttattttttaattgattttttaacTACTATCAAGTTAgccaatttctttttttttgcaaagaatacaattttctgtttatattttcttgtttttgatttaatatttaatttaatcataaaATGGTTAAGGTACTACCTTAATTTTGAAACAGCGCACAGGAAATTCTTAAAATTTGATAAGTAAAAATGTTGGCACATGCGTCGCGAGTTTTCGAATAATTTATTGGCGTTACGGTAAACGTAGATACATGCATAAAAAGATCGAAGCTATCTACTTATGATAATACGAAATAGTGTAAAGATTTGCGACGTTAGTCATTGACTACGAGACATAACATTCATGATTCACATATTGAGTCAAAACACTGAAAGAGTAAATAAGAAGCCGCCAGTGAGTAAGAACGAAATGCGtgtcaattatataatttaagcaattttcgGTGGACAGTACTATCTGTCAAACtactaaatacatattaatatttcaagagAGCAACGAAACGTgttgtgtggtgacggcaaatcagaatacagttctcaCCACACCTAATTTTACAGCAGGCAGCAGCTTACTCTGTGATTActagtaccatctactgcgatcaccgacctgtctgcccagcatggtaaGGCACAGCCTCTCTTTGGGAGCGGTCtcaagtccagcagtggactgttaaggGCTAAAGATATCTTAGCTAAAGGATTACCACTTAGAGCATGcgtggtaaaaataataattaagagaTGTCCGGTAACCgatataataatatcgatatcggaaAAATGTCCGGTCGGTTGCCAATAATTGCCAGCCACCGTTAAATTGTACCGCATTAGTGATTCACACAAGTTCACCGGACAATTAGCAAAGGCTGTCCACCTCTGAGCCGCGATGTATTTATTCATCGGATGTTCATCGATTACCATAATCGACAGCATCGTGCGTGCCGCATACGGAACAACGGACCTAGCGTTTTCATTGACAAGATGCAATAGAAAGAAAAATTCTTGTATGTGAGCTTTTACACATCAAATCTCTCCGATCGCGATGTACGCCTCACATAGCGATAAAAATATGTCAGCGTGGTATTTTTACGCATATTCAAACCCTGTGGGATATTAAACTACAATTTTACTACAATACACGCTAACGTTACGTACGTTGGAGCGGTTATTACCTATAGGTAAGAATTTCTGCCTCCCTTTCGAGGGTACCGCCTGAAGTACAGAGGCAAGCGTCTCTACCTTGCGGAAACTGGAGGAAAAAATCGCAAGGAATCTTGCATACTTGGAAGTTTGCACAATGTTAGGCCTGGGAAGattaccaatccacacttgaccAGCGAGGTGGGTTCCGGCCGAAActcttctcgttctgagaggatACTTTTACCCTGTAGTGCACCAGTTATGGGTATAATGATGATAACgattattaactatttaagCAATATTTCATAAACCTCGGTTTTTTCATGGTACTGTTTCGTCCTCCAGGATACGTCAACGTCTGCGCAGCGGTGTGCCTGGTCCTCCTCGTGGGCGGCCTCTCCCCCCAGTCATCAGCAGCTCCACACAGAAGAACGATGGATCGGCAACGCCGCTCTTCGTCACAGGAGAACAGTCTCTGGGGAAACCCATGTGATTATGGCTCAAATGTAAGTCTATATAAAAgtttgtttcttatttatttttattcgactataagaaagcccttgactgcaatctcacctagtagtTAGGGATGACGCGGCCTAAGATAGTAGCTTGCTAACCTGTTTTGAGTTTGgcactcctaatcggtttctacgcggcttcgtaccaaaacgctaaatcgctaggcggcacgtctttatcagaAAGATGGTAACCCAAAGCCCTCCCACCAGATAAAAGAAATGTAGATTAAACGATTTCCTATTCGAGATACTAACTATCTAATTAAACGTCTTTTAATAATGTGTTTACAAACGAGCTATGATAAagttcaattttaatataaaaatatcataaaaagtcCTATAgaaaaatttcataatatttttcttcgGTGACCCAGCAAGTTTGAAATTTTACTACTAGGCTTAATATCTGTTTTTTTGCGGGACTGCTATTTCCTAGCGGTAAAACTATTGAGTATAAATGCCCATTCAAGTAGATATAACGTTGCTCAGCACGCTCTTGCTCTGAAGCTTCGCTAGGCTACAAGGAAAAAGTGGTTCAGTGCTAAGGACATTAACGCTTAttctactttttaaaataatgaagtaatgaagaaatatttgaggTTACCCGAGCAAATAATCATGAGCGGGGAATTCCTTTATGCCAATCTTCTCGAAAGAGAATCTCAAAAATTAGAGAATGacttgaaatattttaagaacACAGATGTTCCTAAAATATGTCGAGTTCAAATTAATTGTTCTATGTAAATTCAGTAATTCACTaatctttttaaatgttttacgacatattttgaatttttacatAAAACCGCGAACGCATTGTTCAGAAACTTATGACACAATTAATGCGACTTAACTGTcctaaagaaatatattttaactattgGTTGTTTGTTTTCAGCCAGCGCCATCTGTATATTCGGCAAAGCTCGCAAAGGAAGTTTCATCACAAGCGAGAAACGCCTACGAGTCAACGGCGAAGTACAAAGATAAATTTGtaagtgttatttaatatttacctaacctgctttctgcatcaaaggctgtgggttcgattcacacacaGGAAATGTTTGTGGAATAATTATGAcagttttttagtgtctgggtatttatctgttatattataagtatttatgcatacctactatttataaaataatcatcagtaaTCTTACTTCTCAAAacacacgcttactttggggctagatggcgacgtctGTAATTATTGTctctatgtaaaataatataatttcatcataataatttataatataatacctattataaaattatcattctTCGCTTTCATTGATGGGTCCGATGTAGGGTCGAGACAATCGCAACGTAGTATTCGCGCCCGCATCGATATGCCCGCCACGTCGCTCTAAATGAACGGACGCACACTGCGGCCGGCCAATACCAATAACACTTTGAACTAAGGACATCGATGCATACCTTTAGGgcttaatttgattttatcagTTTCAATGTATGAATGAAAGTGTCTATACCCGCTGGCTATCCTTCCACGTTACTCTAAATTAATCGATATCAATAACGCTGAGCGAATGACTTCGTTCATCAAGGCATACCATTGGAGTCTTATATGATTTCATCAGTTTGTATGTATGAATTCAATTATCTATACCAAGTAGCTATCTAaccactttattatttattaaccgaGGCCTACCTTTGAggttttatatgttttaatgtaaaccCAGTGGCTATCCTAACACGTTACTCTAAATGAACCGAAACGAACTAACCATTGAATTAATGACAACGTCCATGCAAACTATATGGAATgagtttataaaatgttaaatttttaaatagttggTATTTTATCAATTTCCATATAATTTATAGAATTTGATAGATTTCGATTTTGTAGGCAGTTACACTTATtatagtttagttttagtttacaCTTATTAGTTTAAGCGGCTCCACTTCAAAAAGTTTTTGCAAAAACGTCAGCATCCATTAACGATTCCTTGCGTGCACGTTTTAACGCCATTTTCTCATCGCGGTGTGGCAGGGAGATTGCATCGATACAGGCGCCGCCGGTTTCGCCTCTATACGTCCGGCTGGACGCTTCCtcccttttaaatattataatttcaaactgCCTTCATTCCGATCACATTATCCCATATCATCTGTTTCTGAACCCTAGTTTCCATAATTAGCACTAAGAAAGGAATAAGATCAGAATTTATAACtctattcgtaaaaataatcGTATGCGCAAATGTTACCATTTGCATTCAAAAACCAAACAAACCAGAGTTACTAGAAACATAAATAAGACAATCTGTGATTCCACTGCTAAGAATACAATATTTCCGAATCGGAAGTAAGGTGGCCCGATCAACGAGCAATAATGCGATGTCGTTGTCGCGCCTCGAATCATTTATGGATGACCTTCTACTAACTCAGTTAATTGTGGCAACGCAAGTTACGATGTGCCCATACATTTCGACGACGATTGATGAAGTTAAAAAGCGATCAAGTGTGAAGCAGTCAATGGAAATGGAACAATGAGCCGGTCTCGAATCGATACATCCCGTAGTGACGTGTGGCGTTGGTGTATGAGGTATGGTGGCATTTGTAATAGGCTCGCCGGTCGTAACGACGGCGACGTCCTGTCCGCTCGCTGCTGCCTCCCCGTCGTAAAATGACATTATCGACGCACAGTAGCCGGAACGAAGTACAGGACGATGCGCGTACGCATCGAATACTGATTGCGCATTAATATTGCGCGACACACCTGCCCGACGATTTTTTTCTGTCTCTCCCCTTAATGTCGGTCATTCGTTACTAATGTATCATATTTATTGCGGTTTAGACAAAGCTCGAGCACAATGAACTGCTATTGTTAACGTTACAAGGACGTTTAACTTGCTCTTTGTTTCGGTGCCGCATAATCAACTTTACGAATTGTATGCGATCCcgattttcaaaaattatatcgcGTAGATTATgccttttaatataaaaacgtagtggtataaaaacaaagaaattttaTCACTGGCGAAGGATAAAACCGTGTACATATAAAACGCAATATCCAAATTACTCGCGCTATCATATTATCTGTCGTCGGCCCATTCCTTATAAATAACTGGCCCCGCTGTACCGAGAACGCAATAACAAATTCAACGAACCCTACCGGTACTGTGTGACTCCGCACCGGCCACCGTGTGAATATGCTGTAACGTTTTAGACCGGCGTCAAATCATATTTTGTCTCGAAATATGTTTAGATATCCATCAAAAACTGTCCACATtctttgcattttatataatgtaacgagATCTGTAGCGGAACCCCACGCGGTTCGAGCTGAGACCATCTGCGAGGCTTATCGTGGCGTAATGTCGTccgatatattataaacattggaatatacattacatacaatATGTACATACTTACTGCGATAGCGTTGTTCACACGGGCGACAGGCTGTCTGCCGCATTGGATGCGTATGAGAACGTGTGCCGTAAATATTGTACGTTGAATGTGTGAGTGCATGTTTATTTGATAAGCTTCCGATGTTTCGTGCTAGTTATCCGGATGCTATGTCATCAAATTTCTTACCTAATGCCCACCCACGGGATCTCATAATGCCAACATAGCGATAGTTTAATTATGGGAACATACAGACTCTTGTAGTGTATACCTACAACTGTTATCTTTTTGTTTCTACAAAGTTTTACTTATACTTGTAATTAGGATGGAATATTAcgaattgtttaaaatagtgctatttttcattaaacatggttttgtatttcttttcgATTAATTGCTTTAGTAGCTCatgcattaaataataattatttaaatttagatttttaacttgtgcaaaaaagtttttaatataaatcggGGTTTTGCtatgtacctaattattttacatgtatGCAATGTATTGATGTAGGCAAAGTTTAGGATATGGCGCGATGGACCGGACGAACACCTGCGTTTTGTTATTATGTATCACTGTTCATCGGTGGACGTAGCACATTCCATCTTGAGA from Pararge aegeria chromosome 15, ilParAegt1.1, whole genome shotgun sequence encodes the following:
- the LOC120629796 gene encoding uncharacterized protein LOC120629796 — encoded protein: MDYTEIPHFALFRQAGTVIVRVKMDEKRESCCKPEACPRSDYPRILHRLSTCAQCYRTRSNSQYSDCDSDFVDRCRPYRSSSAKSRYVNVCAAVCLVLLVGGLSPQSSAAPHRRTMDRQRRSSSQENSLWGNPCDYGSNPAPSVYSAKLAKEVSSQARNAYESTAKYKDKFALKLHSYQSFDELLPVWSSIDWLRNFTWFPEEGLPKEKNLYQPMPEAYMDTVMSKIDEVLPSMYKGLKMVVAGLYSISEDGLSRDIFSDAGLRGNIRGSMHEVRAVLCLFDEIMRSRSLAITPLPDAEVPDIKQADKLSYALLVYRDTLNYLEYLTQVFQKMYDVDSKN